A genomic segment from Spongiibacter sp. IMCC21906 encodes:
- a CDS encoding propionyl-CoA synthetase, which translates to MDQQQNIKIWAEAAKSIDWFKEPSITLDDSQAPLYQWFSDGECNTCYNSLDRHVQNNRGDQTAIIYDSPVTNTIEHISYSTLLHRVSRFAGALKELGVCKGDRVVIYMPMVPEAAVAMQACARIGAIHSVVFGGFAANELASRIDDCQPKLILSASCGIEPGRLVPYKPLLDEAINRAMHKPEHCIILQRPELQVTMLAGRDLNWHDVEKGGDPCDCEPLKSTDPLYIIYTSGTTGNPKGVVRDNGGHMVAMNWSLENVYGINPGDVFWAASDIGWVVGHSYIVYGPLIRGATAIMFEGKPVGTPDAATYWRLIERHKVKAMFTAPTAIRAIKQQDPAGEGPQNFDLSSLKHLFLGGERADSDTIQWAERQLGIPVIDHWWQTELGWPAVANCIGIELLPVKYGSSGKPVPGFDVVVLAEDGRESESGKMGALAIRLPLPPGTLPSLWKNDQGFIDKYLSEYPGYYSAGDAGYIDCDGYVYIMSRTDDVINVAGHRLSTGQMEEVISKHPDVAECAVFGIKDEMKGQIPLGLLVLNSGTLRADNDIVAEVVSKVRDEIGPVAFFKRAIVVKRLPKTRSGKILRATLQRIADKEEFNVPATIDDPIILDEIALLIG; encoded by the coding sequence ATGGATCAACAACAAAATATAAAAATATGGGCTGAGGCTGCCAAATCAATTGACTGGTTTAAGGAGCCCTCGATAACACTTGACGACAGTCAGGCGCCACTCTATCAGTGGTTCAGTGATGGCGAATGTAATACCTGCTACAACAGTCTAGATAGGCACGTACAAAATAATCGTGGCGATCAAACTGCTATTATTTATGATAGCCCTGTTACCAATACTATTGAGCATATTTCGTACAGCACGCTCTTGCATCGAGTTAGTCGATTTGCAGGTGCACTTAAAGAGCTGGGAGTCTGTAAGGGCGATCGTGTTGTAATTTATATGCCGATGGTGCCCGAGGCTGCAGTTGCAATGCAGGCCTGCGCCAGAATAGGCGCAATTCATTCGGTGGTCTTCGGGGGATTTGCGGCTAATGAGCTAGCATCACGAATTGACGACTGCCAGCCAAAACTCATTTTATCGGCGTCTTGCGGTATTGAACCTGGTCGATTAGTCCCATACAAACCACTGCTTGATGAGGCAATAAATCGAGCTATGCATAAGCCGGAGCATTGCATAATTTTGCAGCGACCAGAGTTGCAGGTAACAATGTTAGCCGGTCGTGACCTCAATTGGCATGATGTAGAGAAAGGTGGTGATCCATGTGATTGCGAGCCTCTTAAGTCTACTGATCCACTCTATATAATCTATACCTCTGGAACTACGGGGAATCCCAAGGGTGTGGTAAGGGATAATGGTGGCCACATGGTTGCCATGAACTGGAGCCTCGAAAATGTCTATGGAATTAATCCCGGTGACGTATTTTGGGCGGCTTCTGATATCGGCTGGGTAGTTGGGCACTCCTATATCGTTTACGGACCACTCATTCGCGGCGCTACAGCTATCATGTTTGAAGGGAAGCCGGTTGGAACGCCAGATGCGGCAACTTACTGGCGATTAATAGAACGCCATAAAGTTAAGGCTATGTTTACGGCACCAACAGCAATAAGGGCAATAAAGCAGCAAGATCCAGCGGGTGAAGGGCCGCAAAACTTTGACCTATCTAGCCTTAAACATTTGTTTTTGGGAGGCGAACGCGCAGATTCAGACACTATACAGTGGGCCGAGAGGCAATTAGGTATACCGGTTATCGACCATTGGTGGCAAACAGAGTTGGGCTGGCCGGCTGTCGCGAATTGTATTGGTATTGAATTGTTACCGGTTAAGTATGGTTCGTCAGGGAAGCCAGTACCGGGTTTCGATGTAGTGGTGTTGGCGGAGGACGGCCGCGAATCAGAGTCGGGAAAAATGGGAGCACTCGCAATTCGCCTGCCATTGCCACCAGGAACATTGCCAAGTTTATGGAAGAATGACCAAGGATTTATTGATAAATATCTTTCAGAATACCCCGGCTATTACAGCGCTGGTGATGCTGGATATATAGATTGCGACGGCTACGTTTACATAATGAGTCGGACTGATGATGTAATAAACGTAGCAGGCCATCGCCTATCGACCGGCCAGATGGAAGAAGTAATTTCTAAACATCCAGATGTTGCAGAATGCGCAGTGTTTGGAATTAAGGATGAAATGAAAGGGCAGATACCGCTAGGATTGCTCGTTTTAAATTCAGGAACACTGCGAGCGGATAATGATATTGTTGCTGAAGTTGTTTCTAAGGTTCGCGATGAAATAGGACCAGTAGCATTCTTCAAAAGAGCGATTGTTGTAAAACGGTTGCCAAAAACAAGGTCAGGTAAAATACTCCGCGCGACGTTACAAAGAATTGCAGATAAAGAAGAGTTTAATGTACCTGCGACAATTGATGATCCGATTATTCTTGATGAAATTGCGTTATTAATTGGATAA